One genomic region from Mytilus trossulus isolate FHL-02 chromosome 9, PNRI_Mtr1.1.1.hap1, whole genome shotgun sequence encodes:
- the LOC134684890 gene encoding F-box/LRR-repeat protein 7-like — MNINVIPSELLLHILSYVPQSDLFTNIDQVCNLWKQLAFTSCLWKHVDYTEIYVDYSQAFEHVRRIQNFVKSLTITPGHIIDFFGFQRKLQFVNLKSLDVSDKLVVSEVFFDKIIQRCPNLEKIKFISDSRFNMEHCLEKLKGLNLTELDIGYFYGTRTLDDKLISLLRKQPELTKLALRGWNTLKDSSVVSILNDCTNLNSFYLFNGQTSNDAFMVSEKDLPLAELTIHSNLLDDEGLQFITERTKSLKRLNIEQSRGITDCGMVQVTQNCRSLENISFGNTYPSNSENLSNRTLFAIAENCSLLKSLSTVGCRNIDDDGLIEIAKSCRH; from the coding sequence ATGAACATCAACGTCATACCAAGTGAGCTGCTTCTTCATATATTATCGTACGTACCTCAGAGTGATCTATTCACAAACATTGACCAAGTATGTAACCTATGGAAACAGCTTGCATTTACATCGTGTCTCTGGAAACATGTTGATTACACGGAGATCTATGTAGATTATTCCCAAGCGTTTGAGCATGTGCGCAGAatacaaaattttgtgaaaagcTTAACCATTACACCTGGTCATATCATCGACTTTTTCGGCTTTCAGAGGAAACTGCAGTTCGTAAATCTTAAGTCCCTCGATGTTTCCGACAAGCTTGTAGTATCTGAAGTTTTCtttgataaaataattcaaCGATGCCCAAATctagaaaaaattaaattcatatccGACAGTCGATTTAATATGGAGCATtgtttagaaaaattaaaaggaCTTAATCTTACTGAGCTAGATATAGGATATTTCTACGGAACACGCACTCTAGATGATAAGTTAATTTCACTTCTACGAAAACAACCGGAATTAACGAAACTAGCTCTTCGTGGATGGAATACATTAAAAGATAGTTCTGTTGTCTCAATTTTAAACGATTGTACAAATCTTAACTCTTTTTATCTCTTTAATGGACAAACTTCAAATGACGCTTTCATGGTTTCAGAAAAGGATCTTCCATTAGCTGAGCTCACAATACATTCTAATTTACTTGATGACGAAGGACTTCAATTCATAACAGAGAGAACAAAATCTCTAAAACGTCTTAACATCGAACAAAGCAGGGGAATTACAGATTGTGGAATGGTACAAGTAACACAGAATTGCCGCAGTCTTGAAAACATATCCTTCGGGAATACATATCCTTCAAACAGCGAAAACTTATCAAATCGGACACTTTTCGCAATTGCTGAAAATTGTAGTCTTCTAAAGTCCTTGTCAACGGTTGGATGTAGAAATATCGACGACGATGGATTAATTGAAATAGCAAAATCATGTAGACATTAA